A segment of the Oncorhynchus tshawytscha isolate Ot180627B linkage group LG06, Otsh_v2.0, whole genome shotgun sequence genome:
GGCGATGGCGGGCTGTCCTGATGAGGCTGCTGCAGTCTGGGAGTCTCTGCGACAGGAGTCCAAGAAGATGCAGTTTTCTGGTAACCTGTATGACATGTGCTCCAGTCGTAACCAACCAGCTGGCACTGCTGATGCCCTGAGCCCACCCAACCAGGAAGAGATTAACCAGGAGTCTCTAAAAGCACACACCCACCATCTAGGTCCCGCCTCTTTCTGGTTGCTCTCCTTATGTCTGTCCCTTCTTCTGCTGTTGGCCAAGATATAGGCACGATCAgggtgaaggggagggaggaactcATTGAggacatgtaaaaaaaatattttaaaaaggatAATAAACTCACAAATATTTTTTGTGTACTAAAACTGAGTTGCATATATTTCTAGCTGCATGTTCAGATTGGTGGCTCCTCATCTGTAGTGTATTCATTTCATACACACAttatctctctaactctctctgaaATACTCTCCTCCTTTTCATCAATTTAAGAGTTGGATAGTATGGTTCCAGGGGGATGCTGTCTGGGAGAGCTGAGGGTAGAATGTAAATGAGCAAATAAACCTCAAACATCTAGAACCCAAGACAGATTATTCAAGCCTCACCAGGCAAGGCTTAACAGCAACATCTCACACAGAAACCTGCATCCTGAAGTTTCCTTCGGGTTGTTATTCAATCAGAGAGCACTGTGGGATGTTTTGTAGCATTAAAGGCTCAGACAATTTTTGTTATTTCGTTTGGGACTCACTGAGGATTACAGAGAGAATTACTCAGAGTAAAACCTCTAGAACAATAGAGCTTACCTGCAGACAAGCATAATGAAATATACCCAGCTCATGGCAGTTTGAATGTTAAGGACTGAAGTATTCGCTGTGTATTCACCCAGTGCGGGTCTATTTAACACGGTGTTTATTAACAGATAAACCACTTAACTTACATGAAATCACTTCTTGTCTTGGTCAAGTCTAGGCTGACCTAGAATTGTATTTAGTAATTTGTGTTGAAGAAATATGGATGAAGGTGTACATAATGGAATTTATTCATAtaaatatttatgtacatatcAAATGGCACATCAATATATAGTATCAAGCCTTTTGATACTGCAGGAGCCTGTGTGTAAACGGAGACCCTGGTGAAATAATAACGGTATAGAAAAAAGGTTTTACTCAAAAGGACTTTCATTTTATTAAAGTCAACACCATGAGGATAACCCCTGCTTGACTCCCTGACATTAAATCTTAGCTGCGTTTAAAACCTAGTTTTAATTGAATGTAGGTCTGAGATAAACTACCATGTTGGAAATGGAAAATACCTTTTAAATGTATGTTTTCTATTGGCTTTGCTCTCAACAGCTTTATCGGTCAATTTGTATTTGCAGTGGATTTGCATTTTTAATTGGAAATTAATCTTGTTTGCTATTGCAGCAAGTTTGTGTGGAATGGTTAGGGAGGCAGCAGTAAACTACAGTGAAAACTTGAAGGAAATCAATTtttatcttcattgtaaagtaaAGGACATACAATATATGAAGTAGATTTAGTTGAtcattaaataaatgtaaatattgaAAGGATATTGTGTTGCTATAACAACAGTTAGCGCTACAACATTTTAGGTTACTGGATAACAAATTTTAGACTGTTTGCAAACTGTGAGGACTTTATTACTTATCTGAATTTcaataaattgtgtgtgtgtgtgtgtgtgtctgtgtgtgggtctgtgtgtgtgtgcatgtgtacgtgtacgtgtgtgtgcgtgcttgtgtgcatTGTGCCAGTGTAATAACACTTGGTGAATGAAAGCAGTAGCAATGCCTTTTATGTCAAAATACAGTATGGAGACTCTCCCTTATCTTGCTTTACAATAAGCTTTTTCATTCTTGTATACATCAGTTCATAAGCATCATTATTCTTCACATATATATAATGTTACTGTACCTATATTGTATACTTCTGTACTAGCAGTTatgctggggcggcaggtagcctagtggttagagtgtaggggcggcaggtagcctagtggttagagtgttgggccagtaaccgaaaggctgctagattgaatccccgagctgacaagatataaatctgtcactctgcccctgaacatgcagttaacccactgttcccggtaggccaccattgtaaataataatttgttcttaactgacttgcctagttaaataaaggttcaatcaaaaaattataataatggaacagttgtgttgtgttgcttgaGATGTTGTATGATGTGCAGTCTTTCTGTTTATGATATGTTGAAAAGGAAGAAACCATTGTGTCTGTAACCTCATTGTATATTCACCATACGTCTCTCAAAGATGGAAGAAGATGAGACAAAGGGTGCAAACTCAACACATTCCTCCCTTTGAAGTTGTGATACTGTCATACTaaagcagcgtttcccaaactcaacACATTCCTCCCTTTGAAGTTGTAATACTGTCATACTAAAGCAGCGTTTCCCAAATTCAACACATTCCTCCCTTTGAAGTTGTGATACTGTCATACTAAAGCAGCGTTTCCCAAATTCAACACATTCCTCCCTTTGAAGTTGTGATACTGTCATACTaaagcagcgtttcccaaactcaacATATTCCTCCCTTTGAAGTTGTGATACTGTCATACTaaagcagcgtttcccaaactcgatcCTGGGGACCCCAATCATATGTACAGGATTTCCATAAACTTCACAAAGCTAtgatggaaagtattcagaccacttccctaattctaaaatagatttttttaaatgaccacCAATGACCACTATCTACCCCATAAAgcgtttttagaattgtttgcatatttataaaaaaatatataaaatggaATACcttatttaagtattcagaccctttgctatgagactctacatttagctcaggtgcatcttgtttccatttatcatctttgagatgtttctacagcttgattggagtccacctgtggtaaattcaattgattggacatgatttggataggCACACACTTTGACAGaatattctgtgtagattgttgacaaaacatGACAATGAAATCAATTttaaggtcccacggttgacagtgcatgtcagagcaaaaaccaagccatgaggtcgaaggaattgtctgtagagctccgagacaggattatgtcagggcacagatctggggaagggtaccaaaaattgtctgtagcattgaaggtccccaagaacacagtggtctccatcattattagatggaagaagtttggaaccaccaagaccctt
Coding sequences within it:
- the nrn1la gene encoding neuritin, yielding MVSLVNYACLFLPVALHLIVSPCPSSAASTRRCHSIYKGFAQCLMALGDSLTESAQKIEDTQEIHTICKSWDEFHDCANVAMAGCPDEAAAVWESLRQESKKMQFSGNLYDMCSSRNQPAGTADALSPPNQEEINQESLKAHTHHLGPASFWLLSLCLSLLLLLAKI